tcTGCAGCAGAAGAATCCAGACGGTAAAAAACGACTGAAAAGTTTTTCACACACAAATCTGACTGCGTCACATTTCATTAGCAGAAAAAATCCGATTTGAGCTTCTAGAATGAAACTCTGCTGTAAAACTCTGGAGGGCCTCCGAACCATCACCCTAATATTTATCTGATCCGACTCAAAGCTGGACTGCAGGATGTAACACTGACCCTGCAGGACAGTGAACGTCTCACTCATGTCTAATGCTGAACGTTTCGtctctgttcttttctttattctctctttaagatgtttcttgttattgtttttgactttttataaattttattgatCCTTTCAGTGCTGACATCAGAACTTCTCTGGGCATCAAGCCGAGGTGAGTAAATTCACCACAGATCTAGAATCTCAGATGTCACAGTCAGTAAATCGCTCTTCAGTTAAACACTGTTATCCTGTttactgccccctgctggacatgGAGGAATGGTTCAATAATAATGTAACGTTTTTACATCTTGTTTGTGTTAAATCTaaagttttacatgttttattttctggacCAGAACAGATCGAAGAGTTTTCAAtctgaaacatgaaataaatccaaactcTGGCTCGTTCTGACATCAACGCCTTTAACAGCTTGAGGAATTcaataaagtgtaaaataattcataaaatatctgttttcatgttcatttaaatcTCCACCAAAAATAttccacaaacaaacacaaacatctggTTAACAGATCGATTTGAAACCAACTTTctgaagtaaataattaatcaacTGTTCTTtatgtccagcagggggcgctgtgtgTAGTGACGTCTCAGTTAGTGGAAGCTAAAACATGACACTCCTGGTTTGTGacgttaaataaatgttttaatgtatttttctgaatttcCAGTCCTCCcagttcctctgactgtgattCCCAGCAGATCTCAGTTCTTTGAATATGAATCAGTGACTCTGATCTGTGAGGATGAAAACGGATCTGATGGATGGACTGTGAGGAGAAACACAAGCAGAGACACCAGAGCTGAGTGTGAGGACTGGGGTCAACCAGCGAACTCTTCATGTACTTTAACTGGTCTCGTCCCATTAGACACTGGTCTGTACTGGTGTGAGTCCATGTCTggatcctccagcagcagcagcagcatccagctCTCTGTCTCTGGTAAGATCAGACTGTGGAGTTAGTGTTGCTGAAGCTGTGTGGAAATGGATGAAATGCTgtagtttgtctctgtgttgaggTGGATCAGTGATCCTGCAGAGTCCTGTCCTCCCTGTGATGGAGGGAGATGACgtcactctgagctgcagagcaaaGAATCCAACCCACAACCTCCCAGCTGCTTTCTATAAAGATGGCTCCTTCATTGGTGATGGACCATCAGGTCACATGACCCTCCTCCATGTTTCCAGCTCTGATGAAGGCCTCTATAAATGTAATGTCAAAGGTCATGGAGAGTCTCCATCCAGCAGGATCTctgtcaaaggtcagaggtcagcagctTCTCTGTCTGCTTCAACCTTCATCAGGAgacaagaaataaattattaccTTTGATTCATTTCAGAGAGAATCTCCTCCActcctcctccaccttcctcctctcctcttcctctctccacggtcctctctctctcctctctcggttttctgcttttcttcctgttcctggttctgctgACTCGGCGCCTCTGCAGGAAGCCAGCAGGTAACTCTTCATCAGGTTTCTTCCTCCAGCAGCTTCCTGAACTCCTCCTCTGTTTATCCGCTTTGTGTCTTACTGCCGGTTTACGTaatgtggcttttatttttagtggcAGAGTCGGGGGGGCTTCAGGCTTCATCAGCAGCTTTTGGCTCAATATTATGTTTGTGGTCAAAGTGTGAGAGAAGCTGTGGAGTTtgttctgtttcctgtcttctGGGCTCTACTTTCGGTTTTCACCTCAGCGACACAAACATGATTTAACGCCTGAAGCTTCTGATCTCATCATGTTTggttagaaattattttattgaggtTTTGATGTTTAAACTGTTAAATCAGCAAAAGAACCAGAATCAGCTGAAgtgattttagattttcagtGGCAATGAGCTGCTCTAGATTTTATTCAGTGGTCTAAACAAAGCACACGACATCTTCAGAGTTTTATTGGTAAAgaaactgcaacattttccttctgcttcaccGCTAGCTGCTAGCTGTTGCTGATTTCTCCTTCCTCTAATCTGCAGCCAGAGACGCTGCAGCTCTTCATTTATCCATGAGGagagcagcaaacaggaaggttTGCATCaggatgctaatgctaacgtaGCGATAGCTGCTCAGAAACAGGATGTTTCAATCAGAGGATGTCTGACTAAAATCAACCTGAGGTTGGagctgaaacagaaatgtgtttgtgtttaaggCTGAGGCTGTAGATGGAGCAGCTCTGTTACTTTATTCTGATCTTCATTTATTGCTTCACTTCTTACATTTTGGGAAATTTattctttctgcttttagttGCTGTGCAGCATTTTTCCTTTTACCCAGTGGTGGGAACTGCTAACTAAaacgttagctaagctaaccACAAAGCTCTAaccataaacattagttctgctagcAGGCTAAGGCTAAAGTGCTAACTTCAACCACGTTGATAAACATCGTTTCATTTAGCATGTCGCCCTCTACTGGATGAAACGTGTCATGGCGCCCCGCTCTTCCTGAACTGAAACTGTTCAGGTTTCAGCTCTGATTGATGAAGAACATCAGGAGATTTCAAACTGTTTcgcaatgcattctgggaacAGGATAAACATCTTTTGCTGCAGGTGAAAAAGGTAAGGAGAGGAAATGAAACTGCTGCGTTAACAGACTTcctccacttcaaaataagagcatgaatataaacgtcCAACCACCTGAAGAACCAAACCAGAGGAAATTAGCGTTTCAGAATTTATCCGTAAGAATTAATTTAGGtgaagctaagtgcgctaaatgTTTCCTGCATTAACAaaaatgctaacatgctaaatgaataatttgctcACCTTTTAGCAGATTAGCAAAGTGTTCCCACCACTGTTCTCACCCTTTTTACCTTTGAGTAGTTGTTTATAATgtgttgccatagcaacaagGAGGATTGTTCCTATAAAACTGGGATCAGCTGATTAGCTTTTCAAAAACTCCAATAACATTTTAACTACTAACTGAAATCCAGAGGAGTTTAGATGGAGCTTCATGGATGTTAGCTAGGATTATCAGAGCTAGCTAACAGCTGACGCAGGTCATGAATATCATCTCTGCGGCCTGGGcgttgagctgttagcatgagGCAGTCATGCTAATATGCTAACAGTCAGATTCTTCCAGCTGTGGGAAACAATTTCACTGAATATTCATAATTAACTCCTGATCGATTATTAAGTTGAATCGGTCAGAATAGCTTGagctaagctaagctagctGCTGTAACGTCTGATAACCTTCGTCATGTTTTacgttttatttcattttctctcaaCCTGTTTGGTTTGCAGGCAGAAACTCAGCAGCTGTTTATTCACCGACAGCAGAAGCTCCagacagaaccgggtcagtCACTGCTGCAGGTCAGTTCCTGGGTCAGAACCACTGATCTGAAACCAGCTGACACCAGAATACAGAATCAATAACTAATTGATCATCTGATCTGACTGGatctgatcagaaccagaaccaaatgatgtttcatttatttagcaGCAGtaactgttgtttattttacaatatttatattcagtgacataaaaacttgataaaatctcacatttagatggagaaatgaataaatttaaattctttaaatcaGTGAAtgtttgttaattaaataacttGGAGAAACAGTTCAGGTTCACAAACACTCAGAAGATTTGATCAAAcagtttgattatttaaaatattcatcatgttttattctctgtattttttctcctaAACTGTTTAGACTCAGCAGCTGATTATTCATCGACACCAGAAGCTCCAGACACAACAGGTACTGGAACATTCAGACCAGGTTGATCCAGATCATGTTAAATCCAGATCAGATTAAATCCAGATCAGTTTAATCCAGACCAGGTTGATCCAGATCATGTTAATCCAGACCAGGTTGATCCAGATCATGTTAAATCCAGATCAGATTAAATCCAGATCAGTTTAATCCAGACCAGGTTGATCCAGACCAGGTTAATCCAGACCAGGTTGATCCAGACCAGGTTGATCCAGATCATGTTAATCCAGACCAGGTTGATCCAGATCATGTTAAATCCAGATCAGATTAAATCCAGATCAGTTTAATCCAGACCAGGTTGATCCAGACCAGGTTAATCCAGACCAGGTTGATCCAGACCAGGTTGATCCAGATCAGGTTAATCCAGATCAGTTTAATCCGGATCAGATTGAATCTAGATCAGTTTAATCCAGATCCGGTTCAGTGTTTCTGGGTTTGACCTCAGATCCGGTGGTTTTTCTCTCATCTTGTGaacggtggcagcatcatgcagagGAACTTTGAGTTTCATCCTGATGGTCCAGAACCTCTGATGGTTCTGAAAATCTGATCGTCCAGAACCTCTGATGGTTtccaccagaaccagcagctctTCAGTTCCTGTCACTTCTAGAAACACAGATCTATGTTCCGCTCGGCGTCTGGAAGCGTTTCAGTGACGGActctgttctgctgcagaaccCGGTCCAGAACCGGTTTACTCATCggtgaggagagagagagacgtgACGTACGGGCCGGTCAGCATCAGGACCAGGAGAGGTGAGGCTGCTGGTCcgggtgacctttgacctctcgtCCTTACCGCATCagaatctgattttaattatttatgaaacgcagtgaaatgtttacaaacacaaatcctGATTTTCTTGCTCAGAATCAAATCAATTTTGTTCCAATTTGCCtaaaaaattatagttttttttaaaggaaaatctgaaaaacattttaaagtttggatctgaaataattaacattttatttcattattgttATGGAAAACAGTTTTACGTCTCGCTGCAGATGTTTGCAGCTgcgttgccatggtaacaggtGAAGACGTGAGAGCAGCtcctgattggtcagatgtTGGTCAACCCAGTTGATCCCATTAAACCTCTGAACGATAAACCAGTCTGACAGACTGGAGACGGGACGtcgtctccatggaaacggttCCTAACCCGGGTTCTGTTTCCCTCCAGAACCAGCGGCGGTACCAGAACAACACGTGGTTTACTCCCTGCTGAAGTGGAGAGTGACCCAACCGGACCCGGCCGACCCGTCCAGCTGCtgacctgacctctgacctctgacctctggacAGCTGCGGTCCGAACCCAGAGCCCGACCAGAACCAGCCGGTTCTGTTGATCTGGGTTCTGTCCTGCTGACTCatcatttaaattcattataacctgaaaaaatgttaatatttatacagagaaaatatttatgttacCAAACCAGAGATTTTagtaaaattcagtttttattttttttcatgactttGTTTATTCTTCAGGTTGTTGCAGGAATTTAACGTTGAttataaaagtttaaagctgATTATAAAAGTTTAGAGCTGATTATAAAAGTTTAGAGCTGATTATAAAAGTTTAGAGCtgattataaatgtttaaagctgATCTAGGAAGATCTTTGTGTCACATCTACTTTATGAAGTTCTAGTTGAATCAGAAAAATCGGCtttgattatttattgatgCAGAGAAAATCAGCAAACTGAAGAGAGACGAAGAGGAGCCAGACGAACCCCtggaaagacacaaaacatcTGGATTCCTGCCCCTCCACTGGGCAGCAGGGCAACAGGGAGGGGCAATAAATCCTGTTGGGGTAAaaaagagagggaaagaaatgaataaaagatttttattgatgttttgcTTCATGAAGATTTCatgtttggaaaatctggatgttttttttgttgatgctTCTTGTGATGTCAGCACCtccagggcggccatcttgttttactgCCTCTGTTTGGACTTCATGACAGAATTAGAGGCTGATTGTTTACATGATTAAATAATCATTGCATTAATTAAGTCATAATGAATACAGTCGTAATATTAGAAGgatgaaatattcattttgtgagaactccaacacaataaatccaaactttctgttcaataaaatgactttctttctcataattttaataattaattgagGTAAAATTATTGAAACTTAATTTTATGTCTATATTCTGATAAGTAGAGACAAACCCTTCCAGCCTGGCCATGATGGAACCAAAAgatactttttgaaaatgttttctgtcatttgcaatttcttattttagaaaagaaagaaaaattaaaacaggatCTGGTGTCAGGTTTCATTTTTATGGCGTATCGTCCAGCTTCCCCCACGTCTTCAAACTCACTATAGTTCAATCATTTGAACTATAACAGATTGTTGCCTCAGTAACAGGAACCCTGATTGGTCCCAGGCTGCAGGTATTGGACCTCTGGTGCCGTCGGCTCCATGTGGGAAGATCCTGCCGCCTCAGCATCAGCCCTGCTGAGGTTCCCTGGTTCAGTTGCACCAGGAGCTGCGTTGTTGCTGCCGCTGGGCGACGGGAGTCCAGCAGTCGGTCTGTGGAAAACCGTTTCCTTCAGGAACATTAAAGTCTGAAGCTGCAGGTCGACGTCCTGCAGCACAACGTGTCCTGTCTCCTGTCTCCTGTCTCCTGTCCTGTCTCCTGTCTCCTGTCCTGTCTCCTGTCTCCTGTCCTGTCTCCTGTCTCCTGTCTCCTGTCTCCTGTCCTGTCTCCTGTCTCCTGTCTCCTGTCCTGTCTCCTGTCTCCTGTCCTGTCTCCTGTCCTGTGGCAGGAGACAGGATCATGTTTCTGAACCGTCTTAGCTCTAAAACGGGTTTTATTTAGCagatgaatttaaataaatagcaTTTAACTTTAGCACATAGTGTTTTATAGTGTTAACAAATAAACGTACAAAAGTTGGTTCCAGTCTCACATCTAGTAAATATTCATGACTTAGTTAATAAGAAGaattatgttttatgtgttgCCAACACTTTTCTACTGTGGGCTGAAAAATATCAGTTAACATCAGTTTCCACAGACTGGCACCGAGTTCAGGGGCCAGCAGGGCCGCTGCCAGGAATCtggggccccatgacaaaaaattaaattggcccccagcagctgctgttacagTTTCCTGAGTTTATCTGAACCATCAAAagtgtcacaattttaaagcctttggtccaatactgataactaccctaatatttacatatttactgcTCATCAGTTTTACATTCTGCACACAGTTTGTAAATAAGTTGATTAATTTTTCCACCAACATATAACTTTTCCAGTTtgcctttgtttttgtcttgctaTATGTGCCATATTCTACCCAATGTTGTCTTTTCATCCAACTATTTAGAAACTgttattacttttacaaattaaaagtcatAATTTGTAAAAGTTATTACATATTTAGTCCAGAGGATTCTAACTTATACTTATTTATCAACCCAGAACAGAGattagaaaaacctttgaatCCAAAATAATTACTATTTAGACTCTTTTCTTCCAACCCAGAGATGAAATTAGACCAGAAGAAacttataaataattttctacatAAGAGAATCTAGTTTATCTAATTTATCTAGtttagatcaacattattagctttttcttcttttgctctttactttggttttatttgtgtttccgTTTCctgtaaagcattttgttttgtcttgttgttaaaaatgtgttatataaataaaattagttttactcaaaactaaaattgagatattttgaatttactttctgactagtcataatttaaATGTAGATAATTCAGTAATTTATTGTATATGTATATGACGTCATTTAGACTAATAATTAGAGATATTTTAAATTACTAAAACGTTTagtcataaaacaatttgagaTATCTGGACTCTGtccgaatttatgttaaaacggcttgCCATAGTTATTGCGGTTCTGCTCCGTTCAGCCGCTCcagtcctggttctgatccaagtCCAGGGTTCGGCCATGAGGTCGGCTCCAGGGGACCTGGAGAGGTTTGTCCCGCCTTCCAGACCCGGACCGGTTCTGGTACCAATCAATCAAAcaaccaataaatcaatcaatcagtcaaataGACCAACGAGTTCTGATGATGTAACTCACCAGAACCGGTTCAGGTTCTTCTTAaactcagttgcacatttctCTAGACTGAAGTAGTTTTTTCGTAACTACATGATAGTTTTGACTAAATTTTGTTATTAAtgtttagacttttattttatttttatatttgtgagaatTTGCTGTaattcttctgctgctgcacagaaagacaaaacttaaacatgtaaagataaaaaaggaaaataaaaatgcatttctgtgtttttactgtttttactgAATTTCTAAAAATCgcctctttcattttttttatcatttaaatctaaaaagcGACCAATGACTTCTGCACAAATGTCTCCCttagagaaatatttaatgttcTGAAATCATCTGCGGtgctatatttaaatatttatatattttatatattttatatgttcaTGATCAATAGATGAATTATTCCCTTTAACTAAACCGGAAGTTGCCGTTCCTACTTTCCTCAGTCGCCACCAGGTGGCGCCATGTCCTCTCCATGTTGCATTGATGACGTCATTTTGTCTTCCTGTTGCctgcgctctgattggctcagtttctgtgtttattatgGATccatggtttttattttcccaaagcGCGGCTGCTGGTCACGTGACTGGCTGTGTGCGCTCTGATTGGTCCATTCCTCAGGTGTCTGACTCACCTGCAGCGTCACTGATGTTTGATTTATGACACATTTATGAAAGTTTTCATGTTTCCAAACTAAATTCTGAACTGTCTGTTtggactgaaatgttttattgatttcatattttattttattttattattatttaattcctaaagattttcaaaattatttacaattattttgtattaatgtgttttatattataaattacacagatttttaaaattttggtcatttttatgcttattttaatattttttgtttattatttatattttatttcagttttttcagttaatttttttacctccattttgtttcatttcattttgtaatattcagttaataatgtatttatgttttatttctatttattcatatttttcattatttctatttttattttttattttattttttaaaatctcttaatTTTGATTCTGcatcatttattcattattactttgttttatttttatttttgtttttgaatttgtactGTATTAATTTTGATCCTTTAATTGGATGTTtgatgatacatttttattagttaaattatattaatttacTGAAGTTCTGCAGTGAAAACATAATTCATCTCTTTTACAgattctctgttttgttttgttgtttttgtctcattaatGTTTCATATCAACCAAAACCAACCAGAGGATCATAAACAGCAGCTTCTGAGTTATTTGATCCATTTATTGAGattaaaataacagtttgaTTTGGTGAACTGGGTGAACTGGGAATCTCCCAGTCCCTGCTGAGTCTTGCTGGTTTCCAGTCTAGTTGTTTACTCTTCATGGTTTCTgggtacatttttaaatatgaactgTTATGTAACTTTATTTGTTTCCATGTTGAACAACTGAAGGAATGAATCACTTAATGAACGTCGTTCCGCCCAGTCCGGTTCTTGTGAACCGGTTCTTTCCCCTCAGGCTGCTggagacctgctgctgttgttgttattattattattattattattattattattattattaattattattatgtttattgtttattattattattgtttagtattattatttattattattattattattattattattattattgatatttttattgtggCCTCCAGCGCCAACCTGAGGTTATCTATGACGTCACCAGTGCACACCCCTCGCCGCTCTGAGGAACCGAACTGGATCAGGAAGAACCGGACAGAAACCCGGAGTTCCCAGGAATCGGAGCTCCGCGGCTCCACGCCCGACCAGAACACGCCCCTTCCACGGAACCACTTCACTTCGGGATCCGAACCGACACCCAGAGGGCTGCGAGCGCTGCTGCTGATCGGACCGGACCGGGACTGATGGCCGGACCGGACCGGAACCGGACCGGTACCTGGATGAAGGAGCTGCAGGCGGAACCCGCTGCGTGGCTGGAGGGTGAGAAAATCTAGATAGAAACAGTCTGCACTTCTAGGATTATTATCTATGTTCAGATCCTAGAGCAAATAT
This genomic window from Xiphophorus couchianus chromosome 24, X_couchianus-1.0, whole genome shotgun sequence contains:
- the LOC114140605 gene encoding high affinity immunoglobulin gamma Fc receptor I-like isoform X2; protein product: MLTSELLWASSRVLPVPLTVIPSRSQFFEYESVTLICEDENGSDGWTVRRNTSRDTRAECEDWGQPANSSCTLTGLVPLDTGLYWCESMSGSSSSSSSIQLSVSGGSVILQSPVLPVMEGDDVTLSCRAKNPTHNLPAAFYKDGSFIGDGPSGHMTLLHVSSSDEGLYKCNVKGHGESPSSRISVKERISSTPPPPSSSPLPLSTVLSLSSLGFLLFFLFLVLLTRRLCRKPAGRNSAAVYSPTAEAPDRTGSVTAADSAADYSSTPEAPDTTEPGPEPVYSSVRRERDVTYGPVSIRTRREPAAVPEQHVVYSLLKWRVTQPDPADPSSC
- the LOC114140605 gene encoding high affinity immunoglobulin gamma Fc receptor I-like isoform X1: MRGASWLILLTSELLWASSRVLPVPLTVIPSRSQFFEYESVTLICEDENGSDGWTVRRNTSRDTRAECEDWGQPANSSCTLTGLVPLDTGLYWCESMSGSSSSSSSIQLSVSGGSVILQSPVLPVMEGDDVTLSCRAKNPTHNLPAAFYKDGSFIGDGPSGHMTLLHVSSSDEGLYKCNVKGHGESPSSRISVKERISSTPPPPSSSPLPLSTVLSLSSLGFLLFFLFLVLLTRRLCRKPAGRNSAAVYSPTAEAPDRTGSVTAADSAADYSSTPEAPDTTEPGPEPVYSSVRRERDVTYGPVSIRTRREPAAVPEQHVVYSLLKWRVTQPDPADPSSC
- the LOC114140605 gene encoding high affinity immunoglobulin gamma Fc receptor I-like isoform X3, with amino-acid sequence MRGASWLILLTSELLWASSRVLPVPLTVIPSRSQFFEYESVTLICEDENGSDGWTVRRNTSRDTRAECEDWGQPANSSCTLTGLVPLDTGLYWCESMSGSSSSSSSIQLSVSGGSVILQSPVLPVMEGDDVTLSCRAKNPTHNLPAAFYKDGSFIGDGPSGHMTLLHVSSSDEGLYKCNVKGHGESPSSRISVKGQRENLLHSSSTFLLSSSSLHGPLSLLSRFSAFLPVPGSADSAPLQEASRQKLSSCLFTDSRSSRQNRVSHCCRSVPGSEPLI